In Helianthus annuus cultivar XRQ/B chromosome 9, HanXRQr2.0-SUNRISE, whole genome shotgun sequence, the following are encoded in one genomic region:
- the LOC110875839 gene encoding putative pentatricopeptide repeat-containing protein At3g18840: MPDGNVFTWNTIISAHIKSNNLDHSELLFNTAPYKDSVTYNSMLSGYANSAGYETKAINLFKQMHSVRHEARVDEFSLTRMCNLTAKLGNSWYAKQLHLFMVKTGNDISGFAVSALVNMYSKSGCFDEAYNAFNSCSYGSVDVVSKNAVVVACCREGKVDMAMEIFSNQAELNDVVSWNTMIAGYAQNGYDKNAIEVARCMERNGFRWNSHTFTSVLNACSTLKCLKLGKELHARMLKQM, encoded by the coding sequence ATGCCTGACGGAAATGTCTTCACTTGGAACACCATAATCTCCGCCCATATTAAGTCCAACAACCTTGATCACTCCGAACTTCTATTCAACACAGCCCCATATAAAGATTCAGTGACATACAATTCAATGTTGTCAGGGTATGCAAACAGTGCGGGATATGAAACAAAGGCGATTAATTTGTTTAAGCAGATGCATTCTGTGAGGCATGAAGCGCGTGTTGATGAGTTTTCGCTTACTAGAATGTGTAACTTAACAGCAAAGTTGGGGAATTCGTGGTACGCGAAGCAACTCCATTTGTTTATGGTGAAAACTGGGAATGATATAAGTGGGTTCGCAGTAAGTGCGTTAGTCAATATGTATTCGAAAAGCGGGTGCTTTGATGAAGCTTATAACGCGTTTAACAGCTGCAGTTACGGGTCTGTTGATGTGGTTTCGAAAAACGCAGTCGTTGTTGCGTGTTGCAGAGAAGGAAAAGTAGATATGGCGATGGAGATTTTTTCAAATCAGGCCGAGTTAAACGATGTGGTTTCTTGGAATACGATGATCGCGGGTTATGCACAAAACGGGTATGATAAAAACGCTATTGAAGTAGCTCGTTGTATGGAGCGAAACGGGTTTAGATGGAATTCGCACACGTTCACTAGCGTGTTAAACGCGTGTTCGACTTTAAAATGTTTGAAATTGGGGAAAGAACTTCATGCCAGAATGTTGAAACAGATGTAA
- the LOC110877878 gene encoding MACPF domain-containing protein At4g24290, with protein sequence MALKLPAAEAANVAIQSIGCGYDISLDLRLKYRKGDYCSDDGNNKNQNHRLIEIDEDEGRDIVLPGGLVIPNVSKSIKCDKGERTRFRSDVLSFQQMSEQFNQELSLTGKIPSGLFNAMFEYSGSWQKDASSTKTLAFDGVFISLYTVALEKSQMVLCDHVKKAVPSSWEPALLARFIENFGTHVIVGVKMGGKDVIYMKQQHASSLQPADVQKKLKAMADKRFLDSDEQYVIDSEHASQHDKYDIREQRLRFADTDPSSSYSYKEDLVSICKRRGGSDAPNLKHNEWLHSVQLEPDVITMSFIPITSLLNGVSGSGYLSHAINLYLRYKPPIEELHQFLEFQLPRQWAPVFSDLPLGPQRKQRSTPSLQFSFFGPKLYVNTNPVDVGKRPVTGLRLYLEGKRSNHLAIHMQHLSSLPNVFQLQDDINRNYNEESYDHRYYEKVQWKHFSHVCTAPVESEDELSIITGAHLHVGYYGFKKVLFLRLRFSTVLGAAAIKNPEWDGSSGLARKSGLISTLISHHFTAILKPQPQPAEVNINSAVYPGGPPTPVQASKLLKFVDTPEMTRGPQDSPGYWVVSGARLVVDKGKISLRVKYSLLTVILPDDEDEAGSEPF encoded by the exons ATGGCGCTTAAGCTTCCGGCTGCAGAAGCTGCAAATGTAGCAATTCAATCGATTGGATGTGGTTATGATATCTCGTTAGATCTTAGGTTGAAGTATAGGAAAGGTGATTATTGTTCGGATGATGGTAATAATAAAAATCAGAATCATCGGTTGATTGAAATTGATGAGGATGAAGGTAGGGACATTGTGCTTCCTGGTGGACTGGTAATCCCTAATGTTTCTAAATCGATCAAGTGTGATAAAGGCGAGCGAACTCGGTTTCGGTCTGATGTTCTTTCGTTCCAGCAG aTGTCAGAGCAATTCAACCAGGAATTATCGTTAACCGGAAAAATTCCTTCAGGCCTCTTCAATGCAATGTTTGAATATTCGGGAAGTTGGCAGAAAGATGCATCCAGTACTAAAACCCTTGCTTTTGACGGTGTTTTCATTTCGTTGTACACCGTGGCATTAGAAAAATCTCAGATGGTACTCTGTGATCATGTCAAGAAAGCTGTCCCATCCTCATGGGAGCCTGCTTTGTTAGCAAG gtttattgaaaattttggCACTCATGTAATTGTGGGTGTAAAGATGGGGGGTAAAGACGTGATATATATGAAGCAGCAGCATGCATCATCCCTCCAACCTGCTGATGTACAGAAAAAGTTAAAGGCAATGGCAGACAAAAGATTCTTGGACTCTGATGAACAATATGTCATTGATTCTGAACATGCTTCTCAACATGACAAG TATGACATAAGAGAGCAGCGGCTAAGATTTGCAGATACCGACCCCTCGAGCTCTTATTCTTATAAAGAG GATCTTGTAAGCATTTGCAAAAGGAGAGGCGGGAGTGATGCTCCGAACCTAAAGCATAACGAGTGGTTGCATAGCGTACAGTTAGAGCCTGACGTCATCACAATGTCCTTCATTCCAATAACCTCATTGCTGAATGGCGTTTCAGGAAGTGGATACTTGAGTCACGCCATAAATCTCTACTTACGCT ATAAACCGCCAATCGAAGAGCTCCATCAGTTTCTGGAATTCCAGTTACCGAGACAGTGGGCCCCAGTGTTCAGTGATCTGCCCCTCGGTCCACAACGTAAGCAGAGAAGTACGCCTTCTTTGCAGTTCAGTTTTTTCGGGCCCAAGCTCTACGTGAACACCAATCCG GTGGACGTGGGTAAGAGACCGGTGACGGGTCTCCGGCTTTATCTCGAAGGTAAAAGAAGCAACCACTTAGCGATCCACATGCAACATCTCTCTTCTCTCCCGAACGTCTTCCAGCTACAAGACGACATAAACCGAAACTATAACGAGGAATCATACGACCATAGATACTACGAGAAAGTTCAATGGAAACACTTCTCCCATGTCTGCACGGCACCAGTCGAATCCGAAGACGAGTTATCAATCATAACCGGGGCCCACCTACATGTCGGGTATTACGGGTTTAAAAAAGTCCTCTTTTTACGGCTCCGCTTCTCGACAGTACTTGGTGCAGCAGCAATCAAGAATCCTGAATGGGATGGATCTTCCGGGTTAGCCCGAAAATCAGGGCTTATATCGACGCTTATAAGCCACCATTTCACAGCGATCCTGAAACCGCAGCCTCAGCCAGCCGAGGTCAACATAAACTCGGCTGTATACCCAGGGGGCCCACCTACTCCcgttcaagcatcgaagctgctgaAGTTTGTTGACACACCGGAAATGACGCGGGGCCCACAAGACTCACCGGGGTATTGGGTGGTCTCGGGGGCTAGACTTGTAGTGGATAAGGGGAAAATCTCGCTTAGAGTCAAGTATTCTTTGTTAACTGTAATCTTACCCGATGACGAAGATGAAGCGGGGTCTGAACCCTTTTAG